A single region of the Henckelia pumila isolate YLH828 unplaced genomic scaffold, ASM3356847v2 CTG_391:::fragment_2:::debris, whole genome shotgun sequence genome encodes:
- the LOC140871112 gene encoding protein UNUSUAL FLORAL ORGANS-like codes for MEAALGHTTITSTTPYTSFNTGITTPTPWMDSRIWSRLPQSLIDRIISCLPPPAFFRARIVCKRWYALIFANSFLDLYLQVSPSRHWFLFFKQHPLKNYIYRTSTTTTTTYGVHRYEEGYLFDPLDLKWYRLSFPLIPPGFFPASSSGGLICWVSEEAGSKTILLCNPLILGTNSIIQLPSTLRPRLCPSIGLTISDSSIDLVFAGDDMISPYAVKNLSSESFHIDGGGFYSIWGTTSSLPRLCSLESGRMVHVEGRFYCMNYSPFSVLSYETGMNQWCEIQAPMRRFLRSPSLVESGGKLLLVAAVEKSKLNVPKSLRLWGLQQSMWVEIERMPQQLYVEFAEIEGGRGFDCIAHGEFVVIMIKGSSSSHHKALLYEFGRKRWMWMPPCPYNIHHGDELLGFAYEPKVSVPIAALLQQLTLPFQSFTS; via the coding sequence ATGGAAGCTGCATTAGGACACACCACTATCACAAGCACCACACCTTATACTTCATTTAACACCGGTATTACAACACCAACTCCATGGATGGACAGCAGAATATGGAGCAGACTTCCTCAAAGCTTGATCGATCGTATTATATCCTGTCTCCCCCCACCCGCCTTCTTTCGAGCTCGAATCGTGTGTAAGAGGTGGTATGCTCTCATTTTCGCCAACAGCTTCCTTGACTTGTACCTTCAAGTGTCGCCATCCCGTCACTGGTTCTTGTTCTTCAAGCAACACCCACTTAAAAATTACATCTACAGGACCagtactactactactactacctACGGTGTTCACAGATATGAAGAAGGCTACCTTTTCGATCCCTTGGACTTGAAATGGTACCGCCTCTCCTTCCCTTTGATCCCACCTGGATTTTTCCCAGCCTCTTCTTCAGGTGGCCTAATTTGTTGGGTATCAGAAGAAGCTGGTTCTAAGACTATTCTCCTCTGCAATCCACTGATCCTTGGTACTAACTCCATAATTCAGTTGCCTTCAACGCTGAGGCCTAGGCTCTGTCCTTCGATTGGTTTGACCATCTCCGACTCTTCCATAGACTTGGTTTTCGCTGGAGACGACATGATATCTCCTTACGCGGTCAAGAATCTGAGTTCAGAAAGCTTCCACATCGATGGAGGTGGATTCTACTCCATATGGGGAACAACCTCTAGCCTCCCAAGGCTATGTAGCCTTGAATCAGGACGGATGGTTCACGTGGAAGGTCGATTCTACTGCATGAACTACAGCCCTTTTAGCGTGTTGAGTTACGAGACGGGGATGAATCAGTGGTGCGAAATTCAGGCACCTATGCGCAGGTTTCTGCGTTCTCCGAGCTTGGTTGAGAGTGGAGGAAAGCTGTTGTTAGTTGCGGCAGTTGAGAAAAGCAAGCTAAATGTTCCAAAGAGCTTGCGCTTGTGGGGATTGCAACAAAGTATGTGGGTGGAGATAGAGAGGATGCCGCAGCAACTGTATGTTGAATTTGCGGAGATTGAAGGAGGGCGTGGGTTCGATTGCATTGCACACGGGGAGTTTGTAGTGATAATGATAAAAGGTTCATCATCATCACATCATAAAGCGTTGTTGTATGAGTTTGGTCGGAAGCGATGGATGTGGATGCCACCATGTCCTTATAATATTCATCATGGAGATGAGTTGCTTGGTTTTGCATATGAACCGAAAGTTTCGGTACCCATTGCAGCTCTTCTTCAGCAACTCACTCTTCCCTTTCAATCTTTTACTTCCTAG